The segment TTGATTTGGTATTAGTTTAGTTTGTTCAGGTTGTGATTAGAGGCTCTTGAGTTATTTATagcaaaaataacagttttggAAACCGACACATATCTGAGGTTTGATTGTGTCTCCATGTGTTTGTTCTCTCAATGGACAGCAATATGTAAATGTGAAGACAGTTGAGAAAAGTGTTTCAACTAAAAGAGGTTGAGAGATTTTCATGGGATTACAGTTGAAGTATCAATGCTTATTAATTTTGTGTTACATAAACTAAATTGGGCACtttaatatatatctttataaaatgaaatgaacattggttttcagtttttttctcCTCTATGAtattaaataaacattttaacaCTCGTTTTTAAGAACATATCTTGAACCAAACtatatactataatattttacaatttacTCAAAGAACTCTCAGGAGCTAAAGTAAACAGGAAGTGAGAATACCGTTTCAGAGTGTTAGAAAACATGATGTGCACCAACTATtgcttcatcctcatcatcatcatcatcatctacttCCGGTCCGATTTGAAGCCGGTATGTCTCTAAGTCGTGTTCTTGGGATGATGAGAGATCTGCAAAAAACCAACGCGAAAAGCAGTTCCGTAAAGAACAAGCTCATGCTGATCCAGACGAACAAAGTTCTCCGCCATTTCCAAACAACTCTTTTGAAGAAAGGAAGATCTGATTCAAGCGAGAGGGACGCGTCGTACAGCTCTGGAATACCTGCCCCTGGTCGAAACTCTGCACGTTGTTCGATCATCACCTTTAAGCAAGCGGTGGGAGTATCCTTTTCCGCAAAGCCTTTCAACTTCAAGGTCAAGGTTTGGATCTCAGAGACGTATCCTGTGACCAACGGAACCACTTTGAAAAATGTCTGGACGAGACGGATAGGCTCGCTTCTGAATCTTAACATGCACGGACGCCTTATAGTATCAAGCATTTGACCATCCGCAGATAACAAATCCACCCGAACCTTCAAACACATAAGTCAATACCTAATGCAATACTTAGAATGTTACTAGATAACGTTAATAACCTGAAACATGCCGAGGTTTTTATTGTAATAGGACTCAGGCAACGTCAAGGAAAGAGTGATCTCTAGCTTGTGGCCACGAGGGATAGCTCGCAATCCCCTGATCTTCATCATCTCATTACTCTCCTTACAGCTTCCATCGCACGCAACACCAGCACATGACGTAATAGGCACAAACGCCTCAGGACTACTCTTGGTGTAATCGAAATTCAAAACCTCCTTGATCACAAACGGTCTATCGGCTACACGGGTTATCGCAAACCCACCAAGCACAAAAGCCAAAACCAAGAGTCCAAACAACAAAGCGCCTACATAAGCAGCTCTAAACAAACCCCATCCGAACTTGCAAGCAACGTTCACCGCACGTTTGGTATCTTTGAACCCACTCAGCTTAAGAGCTCGAAATAGAATTTCAGTAAAGACGGAAACTTGCGTGAGCAAGAATCGTCTGCCGAGCTTGAAAGTGGTGAAGGGGTCGAAAGGGAAGAGGAAGCAGCAGTTGAGCAAGAAAGGAGAAGACTTTACGAGGCTGCTCATCAGTTTGAATTGAAATCCGATTGCTTTGAACACTAGCCCGAGGAGAGACCCATCTGTTGAGAGCTTCTTcttcggtggtggtggtggtggagatacTGCATCGCTCACGGTGGATTCTCCACTTTCCTGAACCGGGTCAACCCGACCCGAATCGGTTACAACTCCATTCATATCCATAATCACAACCAAGTCGGTCTCTTTCTCTGTTGAATCAATCGCCTCGCTGTCTATCTCGCTTGCGAGCTCTTCGTAGGTGGGTTTCGAAAACCCattggaagaggaggaggaggaggaggaagaagaagacgagtCCGTTTCTGCATCGGAGCAAATGAACTTGCGGCGGGGTGCCGACCTTCGTCGACGGAGACCCAAGGCGGAGGGTTTACGGAGGGGGTAGCGACGGGTCATTGGGATGCAATTCGTCTGAGGCGCCGAGGAATGGATCGAAGGAGTGGTGCATCGATGGTTTAAGTTAGAAGAAGAGGATGATGGGGAAGGTGACGGGTTTCAAGGTCTCGGTGCCGATAAGCATGATACTTGACAAATGGCATGACCCAactatatttctttttctttttttttttgttttttttttctaatcggCGGGATCCTAACCGAGCGGGCCATCAAACCGGATTATCTGATAACCGGATATTAATGGTTCAGCTCGGTTTGATTTAGGTTTAGTTACGAACTGATCTTTATAAACTTAGTTTTATTCGTTTTCTTTGCAGTTCGGTGGCGCCACAAATTATACCGGATATcaaccttttgttttttttttctttttttttgacatcgtatcaaccttttgtttcaaaataaaaactaaataatgATCCGTCCTTAAAAGCTATGgaaatatttttgtaacaaaatctAATTTGTAATATCATtggattttaacatttttttgataagtaatgttttaacatttttattttagcatatttgaaaatatataattatattattttatatttatattaaatagaacaatatttaaaatattatttggttttacttttaattatttcaacTTGTTTCACTACGATTAATAAAATCTATGGTATTTGTTTGATTAAAtttgtgatatatatttttttgataaatttttagttataaaacttacttgattttaatttattgtCTCTAACCAAGTATAATATCACATATAtagttatatgtttttaaaaataaaaaaatttagggtatgaatggtgaccaggGAACGGTGAGGAATAATGCATTCTCTAACGTTCCTAAAAGAAATCAtcattcacaaggaataataattccttctcattccctttcattcacttttttgtagagaatttaagaacaaaaatattccttgttaaatttgataaggaacaaccattccttttcattcctgATATTTTGTTCTCGTACATTCCTTTTTTATTCGTTCCTCTTGATTCCCAAATGGTCATCAGTCAGACCCTTAGGGTGTGACTGGTGACCAAGAAAATGAGAAGAAACACTATGTTCTTTAATATTCCTTAAACTTTTTACCATTCATGAGGAATAAGTTTACCTTTTCATTCTCCGTCATTCCTTTGTTTGTAGAGAATTATAGAACAAATCAATTCCTCAttaattttgataaagaacCATCATTTTTCATCATTCCTAAAATTTTATTCCTACTCATTCTTTTCATATCCGTTCTTATTGTTCCTATGATGGTTACCAGTCACATATGTTCTCgcatattaatttaattaatttcatactAAATGATTGTTTTGTAGTATATAAACCTGCAAAAATAGTTACACTTATTTTcaactttttataaattatttaagtagtttttaatcaaatagtttaatagaagataaataaaaaattattaaaaaggtaTGACCTAATGTTTCATATATTGTTTGGAAATACGGTTAGTTATTGTGCTGTTTGGAAACACATTTAGTTCTATAATCTTATTTTCTAGAAGAATGTATTTAACTATGTAATAAAAATgtctatttaatttaaaaaattacaaaaaaaaaagttgggtCCATGAGAAtgattctgttttaataagTAAGATTTATAAACTTATGTACAACAAATTATACCAGaaacatataaaaatgttaaatcaaAAGATGAATACACAAAATTAACCaacatttatttaaatttaactgAATTTCATTTTAAGTTGTTTTTTGGAaacttttgtttaattttgtatagatttaaaatttggaATATTTGATAACAGAACCAAGGTTTAACTCGGTAGTAAAGAATGTCGAACTCAATTTATCTGATTAGCCGAATAAACCAAATCGATTAATCCGAATGAACCGAAGTGACATTCCTAGTTTCCAACATGAAAATCCGCTGGAACTATTTTACTCCCTCAGTTTCAGTTTATTTGTCGttgtagagaaaaaaaattatttcaaaataaatatcgttttacaatttcaatacaaaatttattgacttTATATCTTCTAATATATTTTTCCATTGgttgaaatattattaagtatattggtaataatatttttatttagtaaatataaaaattattatttttaattagtgtGCACAAGTATAAAACGACAACTAAAATGAATGGGCGAAGTATATTGTGCACAAGTCTAAAACGGCAACTAAAATGAAACGGGTGGAGTATATCCTAcctaaactattttatatttggcCATTTACTAGAGGAATGAGTTTTAGTTATATCCTAGCTGAACTATTTTGTACTGTATTTCGCCAATTACAACATCAATTAAAGTTATATCCTAGTTgaactattttatatttggcCAATTAGAACATCGATTAAAGTTTAAACCATTAGTCACTGTCACActtaatgaattttaattgGTCTACTTCCATTAAGAACATAAAATGGTGTCTTTcctatttttggattttgtttttgCGCGACTATTGTGGTCATCTCGTCAATAACACACACAGAGACCATGGGAGACCATTCAACTTTTATAGGGTCACTGCTTTTTCGCTTTGTGGGGATTGTAccattctttttcttctttcttctccgtAATTTCAAATCTGACAATAATTTATGGTTGTAAGAATAAAGATTTGTAAAAAGagaaaaaccagaaaaaaaCGAAGGGACGAAAAAACACTGTTtgtatgtagtttttttttcataattcgACAAAGAAAACACTAATCATCATCACACTTACCCAAACTAACCCAGACGTTTCAGATCTTCCACACGATTTTTATCGTTTTTGATGGGACTCTGATTTTACGTAGTCTCTCGTCTGCATTTTCTTAAGAGATTTTGGGTTGCATCGCTTCTGCATGAAATGTTTGCCGATAAGAAAAACAAGAAGGGTGTTAATATCTTTGCATTTTCTGTTTTTGCCATCTTTTGCTTCAAGTTTTACAGTGTAAATGCTGTCAAGTTACCAAAGAGTGAAGGTTAGTTTACGTTATTTCCCTTTCATatttgtatagtttttttttccttctggaTTCTGTGTTTACAGATTTTTTGCAAAgttttatttgataaattttctTGATTTCCATTATTTGCTTCAATTCCGTTGAACATGAGTTTTTTTTCTGATTGCTTACCATAGTTTTTTCTAATGGTGACGTTGTTGAAGTAGCTAATCCGAAATCTCCAGGCATTGATTAGGTCACTTTGACCGTTGAGTTAAACTCTTAGTTATGTTTTTCATACGACGATAGTAACATGTAAAACGGTAATTTCttcaaaaatcatttaaattgtTGGATAGATGGATCATCATATATGTTTTTTGGTTCTAGGTTAGAAAAAGGTTTAGATAAATTGTTTATCTTGCTTTTATTAATGTTCTACTCTTTGTTGTGGCCAAAAGTATAATCTTTGTTTTTTGCTCAAGTAACTGCACTCATGTATTATGCTGTGTGTTTGCTTCTGTGATTTAGTGGATGCTCTGCAGCAAATCGCCAAAACGCTGGGCTCTAAGTTCTGGAAATTTGATGCTGAAAATTGTAAAGTCGAAACAGTGGGGCTAACAGAGACTCCTCCTCCGACAGCTAAGCAAGAAATAGAATGCGAATGTAGTCCTACTAACGAAACTGATTGTCATATTATCAAAGTGTAAGAATACTCAGTCACTCTTCataactttctttcttttttggggTCTGTACATATGCATAACGTCTGAATATGGTATGTGACCTTGTCTTAAAATGGCTATTTGACTTGTTCTTTAGTGCATTCAAGGATCATAATCTTCCAGGAACTCTTCCACCTGAAATACAAAAACTTCCCTACCTCCAGGAGATGTAAGTGTTTTCATAAAAGTACCTCAACCTTACTTTACCAATTCTTAGTAAGCTGAAAATTTTGACCACCGTTTCTTGATATACATTAGAGACTTCGCCTACAACTACCTCAATGGGACAATACCACTGGAATGGACTATGACAAATTTAACAACTATGTAAGAATATTCCTTCTTAATGTTTTAGCTTTATGTGTCTAAATTCTCTTGTAACAGTTGTAGAATGTCTCTGCATGCAGCTCTCTTCTTGTAAATCGGTTGTCAGGGCCAATTCCAAAGGAGGTCGGAGACATGACTTCACTAACTTCCTTGTAAGTTTCGAGCATTGGTCAACCTTCTTTGTCCTGGAACATTTGTTTGGTtacattatttttgtatttcttgTTCAGAGATCTAGAGTCAAATGCATTTACTGGAACCATTCCTGAGGAGCTAGGCAACTTAGCCAACTTGGAAAAACTGTGAGAGTTTCTTTGATTCCCTTCCCGTTTCTTACGAAGATGTTATTTTGTCTGAAAGATGAGATGTTTCTTGGGGTTTCACAGGTTACTTTCCTCCAACAAATTGACGGGTGGTTTGCCAGATTCATTAGCTAAACTAGAGAAGTTGGAAGATTTGTAAAACTTTTGTTCTGTTTTCTCCTAACTTAACTTCTTATATAATGTTGGTCTCCTCCTTTGTTCATATGCCTGTTTGGTTTTTGCACCATGCAGCAGGATTAATGATCTCCAACTCACTGGAAGGATACCTAGTTACATACAAAATTGGAAGGGACTCAAGAGACTGTAAGATCCTTCTTTTGAACTCTTCTTTCTTGTTCTTAGCTTAGCACTCAATGATGTTAATCCTTTTTAATATGCTGTAGTGAAATGATTGCATCTGGTCTTACCGGTCCAATCCCATCGGTCATCTCAACTTTCGACAAAATGAAAAATCTGTTAGTAAACACAACTCTTTTGATGTTCTCCACAAACTTAGTTAATGCAAACAAGCAATTCTTACAGTGACCTAAATTTTTTATCAGGAGGATCACTGATATAGGAGGACCAGTCCAACCATTCCCTTCCTTAAAGAACTCAACAGAGTTCTCTAAGCTGTAAGTTATATTCCTTCTCGAAGCTGTTTTATTCCATTCATCTCTTGAGTTTTGTTTATACTACATTGTAGGATACTGAAGAACTGTAACATTGCTGGACAAATACCTACCTATCTTTCATCATTGAAAAATCTGGAGACATTGTAAGCATGCCGTCCGACATTTTTATCAAGTCTCATTTAGGCTTGTACATATAAACAGTGATAGAAGTGATGAGTTCATTGTATGTTTTGTTGATAGGGACTTGAGTTTTAACAAGTTGGCTGGGACAATTCCCGCGTTTGCGCAGGCAGAAGATCTACGGTTTATGTGAGTGAAAAGAATCTGTTGTCACATACTTTTAATGTTCTACCTTACTTTGAGTTGATTTAATCTTATTTTTGTTTGCAGAATGTTGACTGGAAACAAGCTCGAGGGAGAGGCTCCAGATGGATTACTAAGAGATGGAATCACTGTGTATGTATATTTATTCAGTTTTCTAAATTGCTTTCTCAGAAGAATATGAATCCATTTTGATGCCGATTCACTTTGTTGCTGCAGAGATCTTTCTTATAATAACCTCAAGTGGCAAAGTCCTGAAAGTAGTTCTTGTCGACCACACATGTGAGGATACCGTCATGTTTTCTTCTTCGGTTAACGTCATTGgaattttaactaattttattgTGTTTAGGAATCTGAATCTAAACTTGTTTCAGAGTACTTCCACAAAAAAATCGTAAGGTTCTTTCTTTTGATCATCTTTAGCATCTAGATGCAGTTGAAATTATTTGaacatttccaaaaaaaaaaaacattccacAATTGATGTTTTTGTAGGAGCAAGTTTCTGCCATGCATCAAAGATTTTGTATGTCCTAAATGTAAGTACACTTGCCTACTTAAAAAAGCTAGTGATGGTAGCTCGTCTAACAAAAGTCTCTTATTATataatacaacatattgatatAGAAAGTTGACTCGTTTGTTCTCTCTCATTTATgcaaattttgttttatctgGTAGATTATAGCTGCCTCAATATAAACTGTGGTGGAAACGATGTAACAGTAGAAGCAAACAATagcaaaataatatatgaagGAGATGGAGAAGTTGAAGGTGGTGCTGCTAAGTACTATCTGAATCCTGAGTCTTACTGGGGATTCAGCAGCACAGGGGACTACATGGACGACAACAATTTCCAAAACACAAGATTCACCATGTTTGTCCCCACATCTAACCTGTCTGAACGGTACAAAACCGCACGAATAGCTCCAACATCTCTCACTTACTTCCATGCCTGCTTGGAAAATGGAAAATACACTGTGAACCTAGACTTCGCTGAGATGAGATTCACCAATGATGATACTTATAGCCATCTTGGAAGGCGTATTTTCGACATCTATATTCAGGTTAGTTTTTGCCCTCAACTGTTGAAATTGAATTCACTAAGTTGCAAGGCCAGTTTCGAGCATAACCGGGTGAAACAGTCGTCTTAACCCCCAAGTTTTAGAAAGCTATTGACCTCCAAATTGTCAAAatgttctttttattaaaattaacataaaaattgtttaaggCTCCGTAAATCTCAGATCCGGTATGTTTTTAAGCCTTTCTTTTTTTGGCAGGAGAAACTTGTTTTAAAAGACTTTAACATCATGGCTGAAGCAAAGGAAGCTCAAAAACCTATAACCAAATCATTTACTGTTGATGTGACTAACCATTTTTTAGCTATCCGGTTGGGTTGGGCCGGTAAAGGAACCACCAGGATTCCAGAAAGAGGAGTTTATGGTCCTATCATATCGGCTATTTCCATACTTTCAGGTAGCTTTCTTTTATAGTACAAACCAGTTATGATCACTACAGTAGTTTCTATTAATAGTAACACCTTCAATGTACAGATTCTAAGCCGTGCGCACTCGCTGGAAGTGGAATGAGCACTGGAGCATCTGTTGGACTTGGAATTGGAGTCGCATGTCTTATTATCTTTCTACTAGGAGTTCTTTGGTTTTGTGGCTGCCTTCCATGTTTCGGGCGACGAAAAGGTGATCATTGCCTCTTTTAGCATTCTCTTTTGCTTTTGATATGGACTTGATAACATAGACCAGTCTGCTTATTATGAATATGAAGTAGCTAACTTGCATCTTAGCCACAAGAAAgtgtttctttgtttattgaGTATGAGTTTTTCCCACAGATCCTAATGAAGAAGAGTTGCCATCTGGAACTTTTACGTTACGGCAAATCAAAGCCGCTACTAATGACTTCAGTCCAGCTAACAAGATTGGAGAAGGTGGTTTTGGTCCTGTCTTTAAGGTAAAGAATGATTCTTGTTCTTTGAAGAGTGCAGTGCATGCATGCTGATAGTAGAGTTTCATTGTGCAGGGTGTGTTATCAGATGGAAGAGTTGTAGCAGTTAAGCAGCTCTCATCTAAATCAAGACAAGGGAACAGAGAGTTTCTAAACGAGATAGGTGCAATATCTTGTCTTCAACATCCAAATCTTGTCAAACTTCATGGCTTCTGCGTCGAGCGGGCTCAGATGTTGCTTGTGTATGAATGCATGGAGAACAACAGTTTAGCTCAAGCGTTATTCagtgagtgttttttttttgtttccaccAAAATGGCTAAGTTGAAAGCTTCTCAGCTCTAAAACAAAAtgtgtcctttttttttttggtaatgtTTTAGGTCCAAAAGATAAACAGATTCCAATGGACTGGACTACGAGGTTTAACATTTGCTGTGGGGTTGCAAAAGGTCTCGCGTTTCTCCATGAGGAATCACCGTTGAAGTTTGTGCACAGAGACATCAAGGCCACTAATATATTACTGGACAAAGACTTAACTCCCAAGATATCTGACTTTGGATTGGCTAGGCTAGATGAAGAGGAGAATACACACGTTAGCACCAAAGTCGCTGGGACTATGTAAGAGGCTCTCTTTTTGCTTCTTTATAGTTATGGTTTGTTTGCTAACCATAGGAAACTCTATGCAGAGGATACATGGCACCAGAATACGCACTTTGGGGTTACTTATCTTTCAAAGCAGATGTCTACAGCTACGGTGTTTTGGTTCTAGAGATCGTCGCTGGCATTAACAACAGTAGTTTTATGGCGGCAGGAGATGAAGTCTGC is part of the Brassica rapa cultivar Chiifu-401-42 chromosome A09, CAAS_Brap_v3.01, whole genome shotgun sequence genome and harbors:
- the LOC103840462 gene encoding seipin-2 is translated as MTRRYPLRKPSALGLRRRRSAPRRKFICSDAETDSSSSSSSSSSSSNGFSKPTYEELASEIDSEAIDSTEKETDLVVIMDMNGVVTDSGRVDPVQESGESTVSDAVSPPPPPPKKKLSTDGSLLGLVFKAIGFQFKLMSSLVKSSPFLLNCCFLFPFDPFTTFKLGRRFLLTQVSVFTEILFRALKLSGFKDTKRAVNVACKFGWGLFRAAYVGALLFGLLVLAFVLGGFAITRVADRPFVIKEVLNFDYTKSSPEAFVPITSCAGVACDGSCKESNEMMKIRGLRAIPRGHKLEITLSLTLPESYYNKNLGMFQVRVDLLSADGQMLDTIRRPCMLRFRSEPIRLVQTFFKVVPLVTGYVSEIQTLTLKLKGFAEKDTPTACLKVMIEQRAEFRPGAGIPELYDASLSLESDLPFFKRVVWKWRRTLFVWISMSLFFTELLFALVFCRSLIIPRTRLRDIPASNRTGSR
- the LOC103840463 gene encoding probable LRR receptor-like serine/threonine-protein kinase RFK1, with the translated sequence MFADKKNKKGVNIFAFSVFAIFCFKFYSVNAVKLPKSEVDALQQIAKTLGSKFWKFDAENCKVETVGLTETPPPTAKQEIECECSPTNETDCHIIKVAFKDHNLPGTLPPEIQKLPYLQEIDFAYNYLNGTIPLEWTMTNLTTISLLVNRLSGPIPKEVGDMTSLTSLDLESNAFTGTIPEELGNLANLEKLLLSSNKLTGGLPDSLAKLEKLEDFRINDLQLTGRIPSYIQNWKGLKRLEMIASGLTGPIPSVISTFDKMKNLRITDIGGPVQPFPSLKNSTEFSKLILKNCNIAGQIPTYLSSLKNLETLDLSFNKLAGTIPAFAQAEDLRFIMLTGNKLEGEAPDGLLRDGITVDLSYNNLKWQSPESSSCRPHMNLNLNLFQSTSTKKSSKFLPCIKDFVCPKYYSCLNINCGGNDVTVEANNSKIIYEGDGEVEGGAAKYYLNPESYWGFSSTGDYMDDNNFQNTRFTMFVPTSNLSERYKTARIAPTSLTYFHACLENGKYTVNLDFAEMRFTNDDTYSHLGRRIFDIYIQEKLVLKDFNIMAEAKEAQKPITKSFTVDVTNHFLAIRLGWAGKGTTRIPERGVYGPIISAISILSDSKPCALAGSGMSTGASVGLGIGVACLIIFLLGVLWFCGCLPCFGRRKDPNEEELPSGTFTLRQIKAATNDFSPANKIGEGGFGPVFKGVLSDGRVVAVKQLSSKSRQGNREFLNEIGAISCLQHPNLVKLHGFCVERAQMLLVYECMENNSLAQALFSPKDKQIPMDWTTRFNICCGVAKGLAFLHEESPLKFVHRDIKATNILLDKDLTPKISDFGLARLDEEENTHVSTKVAGTIGYMAPEYALWGYLSFKADVYSYGVLVLEIVAGINNSSFMAAGDEVCLLEWATQCEESGHLMQVVDERLRPEVNKKEAEAVIKVALVCTNASPTDRPIMSEVVAMLEGFYPVPDSTPGTSKKSGDIRFKAFKDVRKGMDNDSKTQCSVNSYPSSSFSSTNNVDTNVAGQETKQEEPRS